Proteins encoded in a region of the Bactrocera tryoni isolate S06 chromosome 4, CSIRO_BtryS06_freeze2, whole genome shotgun sequence genome:
- the LOC120773818 gene encoding piggyBac transposable element-derived protein 3-like, giving the protein SDEDSGSEEAGEIGNLTRRQLLAEAEVRCQLPSADGVLETVDGIPFINQDEQEQQPSASQSNEPPAKKSKTIVTRKWRQKDIAANPERESMQPDFVLDKDNPLDFFEMFFDEEVFELLRSSTEQNAIAKGHVNFRVTVEEIKNFIGILLLSGYNSASRYRLYWDQSIDTHHPGVASCMTRNRFEELLRFFHACDNNRLPSDDKFAKVRPLWNLMNERWLKFYPGDKHLSIDESMVPYFGKHGAKQHIHGKPIRFGYKIWSLCTRLGYLIYGEPYQGAKTGNTNPNLGVGGSVVTNLISKLPSDNHYSFYIDNFFTSLRLLDEVSQMGHVITGTLRANRTEGAPLKDIKEMKKTSRGSHHQITDLSSNITLVRYNDNNIVTIASTESGVHPIGKVKRWCGNKRVDVDQPHCYLLYNKYMGGVDRLDQNVGKYRISIRLKRWYWQMIMFPINACANNAFQLYRVSPAGQAKDAHDFLSFTRYIVQTYLILGKPSTSIAKRIGGKTPLTTKSKLPDSVRLDGKEHYIIRNETQIRCRECHNNTKFKCSKCGVGLHQHCSQAFHTIK; this is encoded by the coding sequence AGCGATGAAGACAGCGGAAGCGAAGAAGCGGGAGAAATAGGTAATCTTACGCGTCGGCAACTACTAGCAGAAGCTGAGGTGCGATGCCAGCTACCATCAGCAGATGGGGTCCTGGAAACCGTAGATGGAATTCCATTTATAAATCAGGATGAACAGGAACAACAGCCGTCCGCGTCTCAGTCAAATGAACCACCTGCAAAAAAATCTAAGACTATTGTCACGAGGAAGTGGAGACAAAAAGATATAGCTGCAAACCCTGAAAGGGAGTCGATGCAACCTGATTTCGTTTTAGATAAGGATAATCCATTAGATTTTTTTGAGATGTTTTTTGACGAAGAAGTTTTCGAGCTCCTGCGGTCTAGCACGGAACAAAATGCAATTGCAAAAGGACATGTCAATTTTCGAGTCACtgttgaagaaattaaaaactttatcggtattttgcttttgtcagGCTACAATAGCGCTTCACGCTATAGATTATACTGGGATCAAAGTATTGACACTCATCATCCAGGAGTTGCATCATGCATGACTCGTAATcgttttgaagagcttttacGTTTTTTTCATGCATGCGATAACAACCGCCTACCTTCTGACGATAAGTTTGCAAAAGTAAGGCCACTGTGGAATCTTATGAATGAGAGATGGCTAAAGTTTTATCCCGGAGACAAACATTTGTCTATCGATGAGTCTATGGTACCTTATTTTGGAAAACATGGCGCAAAACAACATATTCACGGTAAACCAATACGTTTTGGCTATAAGATTTGGTCACTGTGTACACGATTGGGTTATCTTATTTATGGAGAACCTTACCAAGGAGCTAAAACTGGTAACACCAATCCAAATCTAGGCGTTGGAGGCTCTGTAGTGACAAATTTGATTTCGAAACTGCCAAGTGATAACCACTACAGTTTctatattgataattttttcacttctttACGTTTACTAGACGAAGTAAGTCAGATGGGTCATGTTATCACTGGTACATTACGTGCTAATAGAACAGAAGGTGCCCCGCTAAAAGACATCAAGGAGATGAAAAAGACATCACGGGGTTCGCACCACCAAATTACGGATTTATCATCCAACATAACTTTAGTGCgctacaacgacaacaacatcGTAACTATTGCCTCAACGGAAAGCGGTGTTCATCCGATTGGTAAGGTGAAGAGATGGTGCGGCAATAAAAGAGTAGACGTAGATCAACCGCATTGCTATctattatataacaaatatatgggCGGAGTCGATCGACTCGaccaaaatgttggaaaatatagaatttcaaTAAGACTGAAGAGATGGTATTGGCAAATGATAATGTTCCCCATAAATGCCTGTGCTAATAATGCTTTTCAGTTATACCGAGTTTCACCAGCAGGCCAAGCTAAAGACGCTCATGATTTCTTGTCTTTTACAAGATACATTGTGCAGACTTATTTGATACTTGGCAAACCTTCTACATCCATAGCAAAACGCATTGGAGGCAAGACACCGTTAACTACGAAAAGTAAGCTGCCAGATTCGGTAAGGCTGGATGGGAAGGAACACTATATCATTAGAAACGAAACTCAAATTCGATGCCGCGAATGTCACAATAATACGAAATTCAAATGCAGTAAATGTGGAGTTGGCCTCCATCAACATTGTTCTCAAGCTTTTCATAccataaagtaa